The window GACCCTAAAGTGGCTGTTGGTGTTGCTGTTCCGTTTGCGGTTGCTGTTCAAGGGGCTATTACCTTGATGTTTACAATTTTTTCCCCTATTATGCACAAAGCAGATACCTATGCAGAAAATGCTGATACCAAAGCCATTGCCCGTATTAATTACATAGGAATGTTATTCTTAGGATTATTTTATGCCCTGATTGCCTTTTTACCCATATACTTTGGTGCTGATCTAGCAAAAAGCGTAGTTTCTTCTTTGCCTCAATGGTTTATTGGTGGCTTATCAGTCGCAGGTGGTATGATGCCAGCCATTGGTTTTGCCATGTTGCTAAAAATTATGTATAAAAAAGAATATGCTATGTTCTTGATTATTGGTTTTATTCTCGCGACTTATTTGAAACTTCCACTATTGGCAGTAGCCATTGTCGCCGTTTGCGTGGCTGGATATGATTACTATATGAACAAGAATAATACTGACAAACCAGCTAAAAGGGAGGTAAGAAGTCATGGAATCTAATATCGCTAGCTATCAAGATACTTCTATCGAGAAAGTGATAACTAAGAAAGAATTAAATAGAATGGTCTGGCGATCATTATTTTTGCAAGCTTCCTTTAATTACGAGCGGATGCAGGCGTGTGGTTGGTTGTATAGTATGATTCCTGCCTTGGAAAAAATTCATAAAAATAAGCAAGATTTGGCGAAATCAATGAAAATGCATATGGAGTTTTTTAATACCCATCCCTTCCTCGTAACTTTTATTATGGGTATCGTAGCTGCTATGGAAGAAAACAAAGAAGAGCAAGAAACCATTCGTGGTATTAAAGTAGCTACTATGGGGCCGTTGGGCGGCATTGGTGACGCCATGTTCTGGCTGACTGCATTACCTATTACAGCAGGTATTGGTGCTTCTCTCGCCATTGATGGTAATATTCTAGGACCGATTATCTTCTTGGTGTTGTTTAATATCATTCACTTTGGACTGCGCTTTGGTCTGATGAGTTATGGTTACAATACTGGCGTGCGTGCGATGCAATCTTTGAAGGAAAATACCAAATATGTTTCGCGGGCAGCCAATATCGTTGGTTTAACAGTAATCGGTGCGTTAATTGCCTCATATATCAGCTTGAAAATTCCTTTAGTTGTTACTGCCGGGCAGGCTAAAGTAGCACTACAGGCTGATGTGTTAGATAA is drawn from Pelosinus sp. IPA-1 and contains these coding sequences:
- a CDS encoding PTS system mannose/fructose/sorbose family transporter subunit IID; amino-acid sequence: MESNIASYQDTSIEKVITKKELNRMVWRSLFLQASFNYERMQACGWLYSMIPALEKIHKNKQDLAKSMKMHMEFFNTHPFLVTFIMGIVAAMEENKEEQETIRGIKVATMGPLGGIGDAMFWLTALPITAGIGASLAIDGNILGPIIFLVLFNIIHFGLRFGLMSYGYNTGVRAMQSLKENTKYVSRAANIVGLTVIGALIASYISLKIPLVVTAGQAKVALQADVLDKVLPNMLPFGYTILMYYLLNKNFSPVKLILLTVIIGIVGKLVGLL
- the agaW gene encoding PTS N-acetylgalactosamine transporter subunit IIC, whose amino-acid sequence is MFGEALLIAIWAFIAGIDLFDGLTHVHRPLVTGLVVGLILGDLQTGLITGATLELVWMGMVPLAGAQPPNVVIGGIIGCAFAILTQQDPKVAVGVAVPFAVAVQGAITLMFTIFSPIMHKADTYAENADTKAIARINYIGMLFLGLFYALIAFLPIYFGADLAKSVVSSLPQWFIGGLSVAGGMMPAIGFAMLLKIMYKKEYAMFLIIGFILATYLKLPLLAVAIVAVCVAGYDYYMNKNNTDKPAKREVRSHGI